DNA from Oxyura jamaicensis isolate SHBP4307 breed ruddy duck chromosome 4, BPBGC_Ojam_1.0, whole genome shotgun sequence:
TCcaagttctttctttttgataaaTAGCAGCGAAGAACAAGGGAAAGTAGTCAGCAATTCATAATTACCaccagggtaaaaaaaaaaaaagtgttgatgTAACCAAGAAGTTCTTAGCCTGTAcaacagaaaagacagcaaCATGAGGTTAACGCAAGTGGCATCTGCCATAGTTTCCTACCGTCCCTGGTTTTCACCTAGCAAACCAGCTGAACAgtagcaggttttttttgtaaaaaaatataaataaatataaggaaagacaaaacaatttcCTTTGGCATCTTCGAGAATGATTTACACtaactcaagaaaaaaatcactgactACACCTTAAAAAGCTGTAAAGACTAAGCAGATGTATTTAGTATTGCACTGATATGAGTTACAAGTATTTACTGCCTGTgccctgaaatattttaagcttGGACACGTCAGACAGAGCAGCCCAGGGAACATCCCTGAACTAGTTAGGTCTCTACAGCTCTATTTTCTGGTTCTGTTCCACTATGACTATGCTCCAGATATCTAACAGATACAATGTTTCTGATTTCCTCTTGTACAATTTATAAACAGACTGTCTACCAAGTGTGAAACTACTTCAACTTGTACTTCATAGTTGCAGAAAAATCCCAAACAGACGTATTTCCCCACCCCGACCCCATGAATCCTACTGCTCAGGAGAAGAAAGTCACGGCAAAGATGACTTGCACAGTACTTTATGATCAACAACCCCCGCTCTATTCTCAGGATTTCTCTGAACTTCCTTGTCAGATATATTCTCAAGAGTTAGCATCATATTCATAAAGACATTACCGCTCTCTTTAAATAGATGTACTAGTGTTTGAAGTTGCAAAACTAATAATTTTCAAGCTTTTGCACTCAGGatgaaatgtcattttaataCGAATAAAACGACTGACTGTATGTACAAGCCAAGATAAGAGTTCAGTTCTCGTTTATCAGAAACATCAATGCAAAAGAAAGCTAAATTGAGAACACACTTCTACTTCTATGTGCATTTGAAGTATGTACAGAAAAAACACCAACACAGCCTCCATGTGTCAACTagagaaaaatgcaagcaaGGATGAATTTTAAAGTACCTGGTAAGCAATCCTTAAATTGAAGCCCAAAATAAAGCTAGAAAAGTGCTGCAAAAACAGCTGATTGCATCATATCAAgtactcaaaagaaaaaaaaaattctcagtatGCTAGAGAAttagctttttcctctttcaaatcCAGTGAAATCATATTATTCAGGATATACTGAACATTTTACATCCATTTAAGacaagaaaagtaaagaaaaccaGCTCCATCTTTTTGTGCTATATTGAGGCATAATAAACCTTTATGAGATGTGTAGAAAATACGATGGATGGAAATCATCACTgataattcaaaatatattctttaaagGGGAGCCTAGGCTACTGTAAATGGCACACAATACCAACAGGTAACGAAAAATAATCCGGTGAGGGTTTTTAGCCGTATGATGTAAGGGAGAGGACACTGAGGTTTCCCAATTCATAAGCTAGGAAGAAAAAGGTTCTGAGTAGGTCACCATTTGGAACTTTGGGTAAATCTTTTAAGTCTTTCAGGAAAATAGGTACAAGAACACTCGAGTATTTAAATGGTGCTCTCTTCAGCAACCCTACCTAATACGTCTATTAAGTACAAGCATGCAAATATAGGTCAATCCACAGGCACATAGGATCCATGTTAAAAACAGTAAGATAGCTGTGATGAGTGGCACCAACAATTTTGATGACTAACACtcaaaaatgttgctttctgaATTACTAAATCAAAATCCTGAAGCAAGTTCCTGCTAGTCTTCGTCACACTGCTAAACACTAAAGTAGGCATGTTTTTCCCCCATTATTTTAGCTGAGCTCAAAgaatttttacaatatttagtaagaaaaaaattaaagtatttcccctttttaaatttacaCAGACGTTTAATTAGCTTTATTTACAGAGCAGTTTTTCAGTCTCCAATAGTGCCTAGATAGCATCATCAGGCAAGAGTGCCAGTTTTAAAAGAGAATCTATATAGAATCCTAAAAATAACAGATGGTGATGCTCCTCCAGAAGGGGCATGCTGGACTACCGAAGCAGCTCTCTCTACATGGCTCAGTTACTCAGGAGTAATTCTGTTGCAGTCTCTACATCCCATGATTTTGAAGACAAGGCCACTATTACTGCATtctgcaatgagaaaaaaagcaaaacagtattttcactgCATGAGCCTGCAGCTGAGAAACAGAATGAGAAGTTTGCAGATTCATCAGAACATGTTTACCACTTGATAAGAAAAAGTTAATCATTTATAAGCAGATTATTTCAAAAAAGATGGAGGTGGAAAAACATTTAAGTTATAGATACTTACCCTATCAAAGCCCATAGCACaaaggttttctatttttctggtGTATTCTGGACTAGAAACTGGTGCTCCAGCATACACATGTGCCCAAAGTCGAGCTGTCTGTTTAAACAtttctggattttgtttgtactacacaaaagagagagagggggagaatGGGAAAGTTAAGTCAGCTCAGCAATCCAACCAAAAAGTACGATGATACGGCAGATTCCTACCCGTAATTCTTTCTGTAACATCTTCAATGCTGTTTCACACTGATTGTACTcgtatttttgaaatgaaacttagAGGCTAGGATTTCTTCTAGAGAAAGCTTATGcaagtatttaatttcatgtgTTTGCCTTTAGATTAAATTACGCACTACAGGTATTTTATGAGTACAATCAGATACTGCTCTCAACTGCATTGATCAGGAGCTAAGTAGCTGTATTTAGCACAGCTACTGACATTTTACATTCATTGCAGCAATGCACAAGCTACCCGTGTTAACATCTGCTGAATTTATGTACAGCACACCAAAGCATTTCTCTAATCACTAGCAAATATGCCTGGTTTTGCACATCACAAGTagttctgcagtttttcaggGAGGGTTGGCATTTTACTGCAGGGCTTCTCCGGAAAATAAGGATAAGGGTAGTTACTATGTGTGATCAAAAAAGGGCTGAAAAAACAGGTGAAcgtgtgaaaaaataaaacactgcaacTCTATGCAAGCTATTGATCATCAGAAAATAAGAGTCACACAGGGTATGTAAATATTATTTGGCACCAGTTTTGTCACTAACAAGTTTGCCAGCAAATAACCGAATGGACCAGAGCAGCGTTTTCAGCCAGTGCCAGGAACTCAAAGACAAGAAAGTGGGTCATCTGTCATAAGTGGTACACAACAAAGCAAGAGGAGTTTCCTATTTTAGCAACTTTCATCTATAaaagttgtgttgtttttttttaaatcaacatagCCATATATTGTTTTATTAGAAGACAATTTCTTCCCCCTTAATCATTACagttgaaaaactgtttttccatCCTTAACTACGTAACTTTAGTACTAAATAATAAGACGATACTGGGAAATACACAACTAAACTACTTAGACATACTTTAAGGATGGAAATAAAACCGattatgattattttatgtatttttatccaTACATGTAAGTGATCATTAAATCTGTAAAGCAGATTTTCAAGTGAATACCactcacatttcattttatttccaacagCGCACGCACCAACTCCACTGCATTGTGTCCTTTGCACACCTCACGCTAATTCTACCCCACATTAAGTAATCTGTGTAGCTACTATCCAATGATTAAtggcattaaaacaaacatgagAGAATCTACTGTCGGGAATAATTCAGtgctatatatacacacagtaaTCTGTAATAAATTTCTTCCTACAACCAAAGAAATGAGGAAGCAGTAAGTGTAGCATCAGTAGCCTCCTGGGGTACTGTATTTTTATGCTCTTACCATATCTTCCCaaggtatgattttttttttctgtttttaatatatttgaaaacagcacAAGCCTAATAAACAACCAGATGAAGCACAAAGGACTGAAGTTGTGTTTGCATAACTGCACTTTATTCAGAACTAGCTTTCACTGTTctataaataaaactactttaGTTAGGTATCTGTAAATAATCCAGCTTCTCACTGAACTGAGAAGCCTACAGGCACCTTTTACTGATGTCTCTGTATCAGGAATCACAGTCAATTATGTTGCTgtacttaaaacagaaaaaacatctgCAACTAGTCAAGTATGTTGTAGTAGTTTTGATACAGGACAGACAGTGTCTGAAAGGTGGCAGGAGTCTGAAAATACTGCCATTATTTAAGCAGGAGTAGAACACCACTGTGCTCTCCCTGAGATTTAGCTTAACTCTTCTAGGACACTATCATTTACCTGGACAGTTTAGTAGTGTAACAAATAGTTAAGTAAATTCACCAAGTAAAAGTGTGGAGGATAAATAATTCCTTGTGgacttttgtttttgaaaagtgtgttgttgtttgtttttgagatggGAGAGGGAACACAAAAGAAACCATACACCCCACATGGAGGAACTGGATGCTTACCATCACATCTCTCAAAGGGACTATAATCACTTTCTACTTACGTACACAAGCACATAACTAAAGGCCAATCTGCTAACACAGCTTTCATGCAGATATTTGCAGGGAACAGGAAAACTGAATCTTCCGCACACCAGCCGTGCCACAGTCCCACTGCACACATCCCTACAGGCACCTAAAAGGCAGCCTGGAAAACAGCTCTTCAGAGTCCAGGAAGATTCCTGAAGTCTTTTGTCTGAGAGAAAACtatttccagctgaaatgtttctatGAGACTGTTAGAATTCCCACACAATTCTAATAGCAGTAGCCAGAATGGGAaactccattttcttctttgtgaaaaaggaaaaactgatttttgtttaCAAGAAAAGAGGATGTGACAGCAAGGACAAGCATCTGCTAAGAAAAACCTGTGCAGGGGCATCATCTGCGTGGAACGCCTGGTGGCTTTGCTGACCTTTGCACGGATTCCCCAACAGAAGCAAACATTCATTCTACACTTAGACGTGAATATACAAATCCGAGCAACTTTAAAACAGCTATTCCACTCCGTGATATAGCGGACTACCTCTGATCTCCATGTTTCCCTCTAAAACATAACAAGTTTGATAAATTATCATCCTACATAGACTTTTTAGGGGAAGGCAGTGcacacttctttctcttttacgGAGTGTGCTGACTTAGATGAGATCAACACTGGAactttttccttgctctttttgttttgtttctgaaatgtacCCTTATTATCAGTCAACTGCACAGCCAagccttctctctcccttcccccttctcccctgagaaaaaaaaggacaaacacatacatacttgagattttgctgaaaattgTTAAACTATTAAGTCACAGAATGATTATTCTTATCTTTAATCAACATCTTAAATAGCATTGGTATGGAACAAGACCCAATTAACACTATTTTTTATAAATTCTTGCTACTGTCTCAAGAGTAACAAACCTTGCTGATTGCATTAGAATTCTACTGATACCTATTTAACTACCGACTAAATTAGTTACTCCAAGTACTTGCAAAGGTTAAATACAAAGGATGCCTCATTCAGATAAAATGCATCTCAGGCCTAAATGCTACAagtaattactccaaattttgTCATTTAACAAACGCAATGCTCTACAATATTCATAATAATCTAGAAGAGGAGCTACAAGCCAAACCAAATCTAACAAACACCAAGTTAAAACTTGtcttaaacacttttttaaatactaaaagccttaaattttaaaaggcaagtTATACTGGACTTCGTTTTACTACATTATCTCCTAACATTCCTGACAAACtaaataaggaagaaaactgaaattaaatctcTTGACACTGTAAAAGTAACTGCTACTTTGGAACCTAGAGAGTAAAGACCATAAAACAGTGTAGTAACTCATGCTTACTGCAAAGCAATTTTCCAATAGGTTATTTAAAACCTCTCTCCCCCCCCGCCAAGGTTTGGGACTTGATCCGAGTTAATGAAGGTGTTACAAATGCGTTAGAAGTTCATAGTCAACTGAGCACCTTACCTGGTTTGCCACTACTGCGTCTTGTGGATCATCTGGTTCTGCAGCTGCCAAcaatgcttgcagtgataacaACACTGTTCTTAGAGTCATTGCTGCTGCCCtagaattaaaatttgaaaatgacttTACCAAATTCCATGTCTTTAGTCATCCGTGCTGTTATATTCATGtgacagaagataaaaaaaatagagagtttttaaaactaaatgtcACAATTTCAAACTGTTGCAGCTTAGAGTAGAATACCATTCCATATACTGAAATGGAGTTTTAAAGGTGGACTTTGTCATTAAAACACTTTCTAAAGTGTTAGGAGAACAGTCCTTGACCTACACAATTGACCTTATACACTTAACAAAATCAATTTCACTTGCACAAAAAAATTTAGCCTGAAGTTTGCATTGTCCTTCCTTACTTCCAGTCATAGTACCTTGCATAAACTCTAGGTACAGAACCGGCAGCCCATGTGTGCTCCCTCTGCTGGCACTCTTGATAGCAAAATAGCATATACAGAAACAGTGACCTATATTTCAAATTCTCGTAACAGATACAGAATTTTACACATTTGACATCTTTTGCGTTGCACCATTTTAAATATGACATTTTTCCCAATAAAATTTAATGATTTACATAGTAAGTTACTAATACAATAATATAAAGGTTTGACTATTACAAAAGCATGCAATTGAAAACATTCTCAACTTCCTCTCATTTCAACCTGATATGTTTTAACCCGTTGTCcttgtttcagctgggataaGAGTTCCAGATaatgcaggaaaacatttctgtagaaatgaTGGTGCATTTACGAAAGAAGCCAGTTCTAGAAGCTGAGCAGTTTAGACTCTAAGATCTCACCATTTATCTTGATCTCAAAGTCTATTTAGAATAAGAGacctcaacatttttttaaaagggaaaaccaGGCATGTTCATAAAGGTCAATTGTTCAGAAAAGAGGCATGAAACTTTTAGTTACACACTAATCTGTAAAGCTGTAATATTTCAAACATACCATTTAATTCCACTTTGATAATGAATACCATCTCTGATCTACCATTTCGGCTGGCACATACTGGCAATCAAATATGGACCCCACTGAGCTGAGCAGCCAAGTAGACTCAATTGTTGTGGTGCCAGCAGGGACGGATGTTCAAGCTAACACAAAACTATTTACCCTGCTTAAGTACTACTAGAAGGTTAAGTGGGAAAACATGACATCTTACATTTGAGTAACGTAGTTATGGACATGAAATGCTAAAGGTAAGTTGTGAAACACAGGCACGATCAACAGAAGTTATCAATCaacagaaaatagctttttttccccaagaaggCTGAAATTAAATGCAGTGAGTTTGATGGAGCAGGTGGAGCTTCACCTGATAGTccagatacaaaaataaacagtttgcAAGTCTATTTCCAGTGTCAGATTCCAGAAGCTTGAATATTTTCCAGTACATAAGCACTGTATTGAGGTACTCTGGCAAAGCATATTGATGAACAGATGCTGGTAAGATGTGAGAAGTATGTTTGTGACGCGTGAATATTATATTCCTAGACACACGTATGCACAGCTTTCCTGCTATGTCGCTAACAGTGAAATAAGGCGTTCTTCCCTAATCattactaatttttaaatatttttcctagaaacatgtctttttttaaaaaaattacaaacactTGACAATCACACTGAGCTTTCACAGTGCAATGTTCCACATCAAAATGCAAGTGAGAAACATCCCAAGTGATAGAGATTTTAATTTGCACATATTGTCTTAATTCAACCACAACATCAGCTTCAAGTCCCCTCAAGCTTAACTTTGTAGACTtaactcttcaaaaaaaaaaaaaaaaagccttcttgCTTTAAGATCTGTATTCTATCACAAAACCATCACGAACCACCCAAACCTAATCTTTAGGTAACTAAGCATTTTTTATCCAGGATTTCAGACTCTTCCAGTTAAATTTAAGTATTTCAACTTCCAAGCTGAATGTTTCCCCCAAGCAAGAGAATGCTTctttaaatttcaaagaaagCTGGGGATTAACTAGTAAGATATTTAATCAGATAAAGAACACCTAGTTATTGAAACATAACCTCAGTTGTACGATGAGTTCCTAGCTAACTCAGGAAACTCAAGAGTACAAAGTTTTTTCTTCCATACCTGAATCTCTCACACACGCAAAAAAACAGGGTgacagaatattaaaatgttcttgCCTCACATGCACCTGTGCTATTTTGCTCTTAAAATTTCCTCTGCTCTCAACTCCACTGGCCGATACCACTTTGAAATTCATCTGCTTAACTCATGTATTGCTGGCACAACTCATAGCAGTATCTGCTAATATTGACCAAACCCTAATGCCATGGGTTTACTAGTCTGGCACCTAGGTGTCACAGACCACTAGTCTTTCAGGACTTTCTAAGCTCAAAGGaacataacttttatttttatgcagggAGTTTCAGAAACTACCACAGCCACCACATACACTATGAGCCCaaagttcttttttttgccCAGTTATTTCACTATGCAGCTTAGCATCGTTTTCAGGAAAGACTTAACATTAAGTATCTATCAACTGTAACCGATACTGTAATTACTTTCACCAAATTAAAGCTGTTCTGAAATTTCCTTTACCGAACTCCTACTTCAAGGTGTCTGGAAATACTACCCTCATTAAAACTGGAGTAAATCTGGAACgggctgcctagagaggttgtggagtctctttccctggagatattcaaggcccatctggacgcctacctgggcagcctgctctgaggaacctgctttggcagggggttggacccgatgatctttcgaggtcccttccaaccccctacagttctgtgaaatCTCAGGAAAGTGGTTTTAGCCACTTTTACAGGCGATTTACTTCCATTTGCACTGTACCTTTCAGGAGTAGAAATGATAGATCAGGGGGGCAGGAGCATTACTGAGGACAAAACGTGCCACAAACAGCTAGAACGCGAGTCCTGTGGTGGCTCCAACACTCTCTGGTTTTCAAGACTGGTAGGCCCTTGCAGTCCTTGCTCATCTGTTATGTAgatttttatataaagcataCTGGGACTTGAACTTCTGTTCTGACATTCCAATTTCAAAatgagtaataaaaataaatacctcaTCCATTTGGATATACAGATGGCTATATGCTAACTGACAACTCAAACTCTAAAAAATAAGCTTATAGACATGACTAGTTTAGCTACATATGTAAAAAGGCTTAATGTAGTTTACAACTTTTCAAGtctcatttttcagaacagcttcCTCATCTCATGCATAATAAGACAGTCCTCATCGGACACAATCAAAGAAATATCCTtaagttacaaaagaaaaaagctggaaCTGTAGCATGCTATTcctattaaaaatggaaattaaggTTTGTGATTAATGGTACAGAAAATCTGACATATTTCCTGTAGCTATCATATACTCATCTAACATTTTCTACCTTGAGGACATCCATTGGCTTTCCTGATCAAAGCTAAAAAAGACTTCGTACTTATATAGTTTAGACttaaattttcagaaacaaattaatattcCCAGAAGAAACTGGAGGGACAGCTAAAAATAGAtactttttcccccatttccttaaaaaaaggcctcttctttcttcacatTACCTTCTCTGGGGAGAATAAAGTGAATAGAGATGACTGTGCAGAATTACATTCACAGACACTGGAAAAGCAGTGTTCCTCATTagcaaagagcagaaacaaTTATCATCAGTTCTGAAGTAAAATCTATGCTGAAGTGgcacaaaaaacaacaacaagaaaacacacagcCACACACAAAATCACTGGTCCACAAGCTACAAAACAATGTGCTGCAAAAAAGTTGTGAGTGAGGATTTTCCTTAAGACCAAATTCCAATGGAAAGACAcatcttctgccttttccagcGTTCCTCGAAGTCTTATTTTTCAGGAATAGAATTCTGAATAAAAAAAGACTTCCAACTCTTCTTATACTTGAAGCTCATTTCTAGGTGTGGATTTATGCACCAACATATCATCAAGTTCAAGCAATTCCCTTTAATAACACAAGCTAGCTGCACGTTTGGGTTTAAgttatttccccccccccccccctcctctttGCTAGAGGCATGGTTTCGTATTACTCTTGACAGATTTTTGTCTAATCTGTTCTTAACTGAAGCCTCACAAGTTTCTTGGAAAATCTGTTTCAGTGCTTCACTGTGATTGCTATTCGGCATGCTGAAATGGTTTTCTAAGGTGTAGGCCATCATTTTTGCTACTTTAGTCTGGATTTTTCCAATGGTTCCTATCTTTCCTGGAAGACCATGCTCAAAGAGGGTACAGCAATTCACATGAAACCTTAcaagttataaataaaaagcaggcaGCTTATATCATGAGTTTTTAAGGTAAACCTTTTACATCTCAGCACCCTATTTGCCCTGCAGCAAGTCCCATAACACTACTGGCTTCTGGTTCTTTTAAGCATAATAACCCCGACCCTGCCCCAAAATACTGCTTAGCCACTAAGCAGGGTTGCTGTCTTGACATACATGAAACGGGtaggaaatggggaaaaaagaactTCAAACCAAAAGCCCCCAACCTGCACCCTCCTATCCCCAATACAGGCTTTTTCCATTGGCATGGCATTTGTTAAACTTGCAATGGAAGTACAAAAGTGTACTCCACTATGGGAAACCTGGAGTGAATCAGAAAGCTGATAGATCTGATGTATATACATCATATGCAGAtatgcttgtcttttttttttttaaaaaaaatcttggtgcttttccattaaaaataagcagccTTAGTTGAGGGTGAATACAATGCTAATATTAAAAAGCATGGCAACCCAGTTGTGCCCAGCGTGCCTGAGGTAAGAAATCTCTTACCTTCTGATAAGCTGAAAGAACCCCGAGAGGATTACAAAACACTGCCAGTTTCTCTCCGTCTTCCATCATTTTTAAAGGCTAAgtaattttctatttatgtCCTATACATTCCTCTCAGAAAACAGTCTTTCTGGTACTTCATCTTTGAAAGGTAACCCAGCAGAACAGCTGCGGCCAGCagactgctgctctgctctgtcaaCCAAGTATGGCTGCtagaaactgcttttttattttaattaaataatctgCAATATTTATTCAATTTGTGGTATAACTGAATTTGTTAATCCAAGAGAAAAGCTCTGGGAATTTGTACCAAGGGCTTATGGAGGGAGATGAATCAGGCCTTTAAGCAGAAGCCTGCTGTAGAGTCACTAAATAACAGGAGAAATACAAGACTGGACGGGGGGGCTTTGACATCAGGGCTGGGAGGATGGCAGGATGCCAGCGAGTTACCTCAAACAGCGTTAATGTTCTTGACATTCCTCTCAAAAGCTTTGAAGAGGCTGTGTTCCTCAAACAACATGAACAAAACCCAGCAGGTATAGATGCCCAGGATGATTACTACTAACTGGTTGTTGCTTATGTATTAAAATTGCATTATCTCCTATAATAACAATTTTGCATCTCAGCTGAAACTGAAGGTTGAATGCTCCAGTACAGCCACGCtcttataattaattttt
Protein-coding regions in this window:
- the UBE2K gene encoding ubiquitin-conjugating enzyme E2 K isoform X3; translated protein: MIAGPEQTSKNQIKVDLVDENFTELRGEIAGPPDTPYEGGRYQLEIKIPETYPFNPPKVRFITKIWHPNISSVTGAICLDILKDQWAAAMTLRTVLLSLQALLAAAEPDDPQDAVVANQYKQNPEMFKQTARLWAHVYAGAPVSSPEYTRKIENLCAMGFDRNAVIVALSSKSWDVETATELLLSN
- the UBE2K gene encoding ubiquitin-conjugating enzyme E2 K isoform X2, producing the protein MHQHLALIGKKCTSSKTSKNQIKVDLVDENFTELRGEIAGPPDTPYEGGRYQLEIKIPETYPFNPPKVRFITKIWHPNISSVTGAICLDILKDQWAAAMTLRTVLLSLQALLAAAEPDDPQDAVVANQYKQNPEMFKQTARLWAHVYAGAPVSSPEYTRKIENLCAMGFDRNAVIVALSSKSWDVETATELLLSN
- the UBE2K gene encoding ubiquitin-conjugating enzyme E2 K isoform X1, with translation MANIAVQRIKREFKEVLKSEETSKNQIKVDLVDENFTELRGEIAGPPDTPYEGGRYQLEIKIPETYPFNPPKVRFITKIWHPNISSVTGAICLDILKDQWAAAMTLRTVLLSLQALLAAAEPDDPQDAVVANQYKQNPEMFKQTARLWAHVYAGAPVSSPEYTRKIENLCAMGFDRNAVIVALSSKSWDVETATELLLSN